A region from the Lycium barbarum isolate Lr01 chromosome 8, ASM1917538v2, whole genome shotgun sequence genome encodes:
- the LOC132605507 gene encoding putative germin-like protein 2-1, which translates to MAKQYFLLLNLIAVTFCCVVLAFEPSPLQDFCVADPASPVKVNGLACKDPKSVEAEDFFFCGLHLAGNTSNTFGSKVTPVNVAQVPGLNTLGISLVRIDYAPWGINPPHTHPRATEILTVLEGSLQVGFVISDPENRLITKVLKKGDTFVFPIGLVHYQRNVGYGNVVAIGALSSQNPGVISIANAVFGSEPAIETDVLAKAFQVDKSVATLIQSKF; encoded by the exons ATGGCTAAGCAGTACTTTCTCCTGCTGAATCTGATAGCAGTAACTTTCTGCTGTGTTGTGTTAGCTTTTGAGCCAAGTCCATTGCAAGATTTCTGTGTGGCTGATCCTGCTAGCCCag TTAAGGTAAATGGTTTAGCTTGCAAAGATCCCAAGTCTGTTGAAGCAGAGGACTTTTTTTTCTGTGGCCTACATTTGGCTGGAAACACATCAAACACTTTTGGTTCTAAAGTCACTCCTGTTAATGTAGCTCAAGTACCAGGACTGAACACTCTCGGTATTTCACTAGTTCGCATTGACTATGCACCATGGGGAATTAACCCTCCTCACACTCACCCAAGAGCTACTGAAATACTCACAGTCCTTGAAGGTTCTCTTCAAGTTGGTTTTGTAATTTCAGATCCTGAAAATCGCCTTATTACTAAGGTCCTTAAAAAAGGTGATACGTTTGTTTTTCCTATTGGACTTGTTCACTACCAACGGAACGTGGGATATGGAAATGTTGTTGCTATTGGTGCTTTGAGTAGTCAGAATCCTGGTGTTATAAGCATTGCTAATGCTGTTTTCGGATCGGAGCCAGCTATAGAAACAGATGTTCTTGCCAAGGCTTTTCAAGTAGATAAAAGCGTAGCCACACTGATACAATCAAAATTTTAA
- the LOC132608372 gene encoding probable ribosome biogenesis protein RLP24 has protein sequence MPTSVQLAIVRLHHKIEKQKNKETLRVVTLDSWLDTENSFPAVTTYLKDSTFKFERKQNRLERYDRNVTENTLKAIRKIDRIKVDREAKHIKKRIKGKKANEQREGTKELEQYIHLVKAPAVLDKEPSLTLPIKVKVSPKQSDENPMEE, from the exons atgcctacttctgtacag CTTGCTATAGTGAGACTTCATCATAaaatagaaaaacaaaaaaacaaggaGACCTTGCGAGTAGTGACACTGGATTCTTGGCTTGATACTGAAAATTCCTTTCCTGCTGTTACTACCTATTTGAAGGACTCAACATTTAAATTCGAGAGGAAGCAGAATAGGCTGGAGAGATATGACAGGAATGTAACTGAGAACACTTTGAAGGCCATCAGGAAAATTGATAGAATCAAAGTTGACAGGGAGGCGAAACATATTAAAAAGAG GATAAAAGGAAAGAAAGCCAATGAGCAGAGAGAAGGAACGAAGGAGCTCGAGCAGTACATTCACTTGGTCAAAGCTCCTGCTGTGCTTGACAAAGAGCCATCTCTTACACTGCCCATCAAGGTCAAGGTTTCGCCAAAGCAGTCAGATGAAAATCCCATGGAGGAATGA